A genomic stretch from Burkholderia pyrrocinia includes:
- a CDS encoding LysR family transcriptional regulator: MNDKERDLNDLYYFVQVVEHGGFASAGRALDMPKSKLSRRVALLEARLGMRLIQRSTRRFTVTDVGQTYYAHCRAMLVEADAADEAIALLHEEPRGIVRVSCPIVLLDSLVGAMIAAFMAACPRVEIHLEATNRRVDVVGEGIDVAIRVRPPPLEDSDLALRVLTERGQCLVASPALLREHGVPAVPADLARLPSLDHGVPQSAHVWRLRGPDGAQAEIHHQPRFVTGGMLALRAAAVAGVGVVQLPTMMVRDEIARGELATVLPDWAPRREIVHAVFASRRGLLPAVRALLDFLAERFAGLEPD; this comes from the coding sequence ATGAACGATAAAGAACGGGATCTGAACGATCTCTACTACTTCGTGCAGGTCGTCGAGCATGGCGGCTTCGCGTCGGCCGGGCGCGCGCTGGACATGCCGAAATCGAAGCTGAGCCGTCGCGTCGCGCTGCTCGAGGCGCGGCTCGGGATGCGGCTGATCCAGCGCTCGACGCGCCGCTTCACGGTCACCGACGTCGGCCAGACCTATTACGCGCATTGCCGCGCGATGCTCGTCGAGGCCGATGCGGCCGACGAGGCGATCGCGCTGCTGCACGAGGAGCCGCGCGGCATCGTGCGCGTCAGTTGCCCGATCGTGCTGCTCGATTCGCTGGTCGGCGCGATGATCGCCGCGTTCATGGCCGCGTGCCCGCGCGTCGAGATCCACCTGGAAGCGACCAACCGGCGCGTCGACGTGGTCGGTGAAGGGATCGACGTCGCGATCCGCGTGCGCCCGCCGCCGCTCGAGGACAGCGATCTCGCGCTGCGCGTGCTGACCGAGCGCGGCCAGTGCCTCGTCGCGAGCCCCGCGCTGCTGCGCGAACATGGCGTGCCGGCGGTTCCCGCCGATCTCGCGCGCCTGCCGAGCCTCGATCACGGTGTGCCGCAGTCCGCGCACGTGTGGCGGCTGCGCGGGCCCGACGGCGCTCAGGCCGAAATCCATCACCAGCCGCGCTTCGTGACGGGCGGCATGCTCGCGCTGCGCGCGGCGGCGGTCGCGGGCGTCGGCGTCGTGCAATTGCCGACGATGATGGTGCGCGACGAGATCGCGCGCGGCGAACTGGCGACCGTGCTGCCGGACTGGGCGCCGCGCCGCGAGATCGTGCACGCGGTGTTCGCGTCGCGCCGCGGGCTGCTGCCCGCGGTGCGGGCGCTGCTCGATTTTCTGGCGGAGCGGTTTGCCGGGCTCGAGCCCGATTGA
- a CDS encoding glycosyltransferase family 4 protein has protein sequence MRIAQIAPLHEAVPPKLYGGTERVVSYLTEALVEMGHDVTLFASGDSQTSAKLEACWPQALRLDPTIRDVMAPHMLLLEQVRRRAEEFDVLHCHIDYYPFSLFSRQPVPHLTTMHGRLDLPELQPIFNAFSDVPVVSISDNQRIPLPQANWLSTVYHGLPENLLTPIPNVKPSYLAFLGRISPEKRVDTAIRIAEQAGLPIKIAAKLDKADRAYYEEKIKPLFALPHVEYIGEISESEKTEFLGNAHALLFPIDWPEPFGLVMIEAMACGTPVIAFKRGSVPEVIDNGVSGFVVEDELSAVAALKRLDTLPREKVRAAFEARFSSKVMAQNYVKGYEELLRQKRRTVLREVNAS, from the coding sequence ATGCGAATCGCCCAAATCGCTCCGTTGCACGAAGCAGTTCCCCCGAAGCTGTACGGCGGTACCGAGCGAGTGGTGTCCTACCTCACCGAAGCACTTGTCGAGATGGGGCATGACGTCACGCTCTTCGCGAGCGGCGATTCGCAAACCTCCGCGAAGCTCGAAGCGTGCTGGCCGCAGGCGCTGCGCCTCGACCCGACGATCCGCGACGTGATGGCACCGCACATGCTGCTCCTCGAGCAGGTGCGCCGCCGCGCGGAAGAGTTCGATGTCCTGCACTGCCACATCGACTACTACCCGTTCTCGCTGTTCTCGCGCCAGCCGGTCCCGCATCTGACGACGATGCACGGCCGTCTCGACCTGCCGGAACTGCAGCCGATCTTCAACGCATTCAGCGACGTGCCGGTTGTGTCGATCTCCGACAACCAGCGCATCCCGCTGCCGCAGGCGAACTGGCTGTCGACCGTTTATCACGGCCTGCCGGAAAACCTGCTGACGCCGATCCCGAACGTGAAGCCGAGCTATCTGGCGTTCCTCGGCCGCATCTCGCCGGAGAAGCGCGTCGACACGGCGATCCGCATCGCCGAGCAGGCCGGCCTGCCGATCAAGATCGCCGCGAAGCTCGACAAGGCCGACCGCGCGTACTACGAAGAGAAGATCAAGCCGCTGTTCGCGCTGCCGCACGTCGAGTACATCGGCGAAATCAGCGAGTCCGAAAAGACCGAATTCCTCGGCAACGCGCACGCGCTGCTGTTCCCGATCGACTGGCCGGAGCCCTTCGGCCTGGTGATGATCGAGGCGATGGCCTGCGGCACGCCGGTGATCGCGTTCAAGCGCGGCTCGGTGCCGGAAGTGATCGACAACGGCGTGTCGGGCTTCGTCGTCGAAGACGAACTGTCGGCCGTCGCGGCGCTCAAGCGCCTCGATACGCTGCCGCGCGAGAAGGTCCGCGCCGCGTTCGAAGCACGTTTCTCGTCGAAAGTGATGGCGCAGAACTACGTGAAGGGCTACGAGGAACTGCTGCGCCAGAAGCGCCGCACCGTGCTCCGCGAAGTCAACGCAAGCTGA
- a CDS encoding SCO family protein, which yields MPSARPVPRQRFSRIIRTAATLAAAVALAACTHDEPRWNLTNVTGHLPDLSFTLTGGDGRPVDADAFRGRVALVYFGYTHCPDVCPETMARLMEVLAKLGPQANDARILFVSVDPARDTPQAMQSYVAAFDPAHARGLTGTDRQIESLAKRYRVAYQMEKRDPSGGYEVTHSSAVYIFDASGRARLLATDRDSPDAIAADVRRIIDTASTT from the coding sequence ATGCCGTCTGCCCGTCCCGTCCCGCGCCAGCGCTTCTCCCGCATCATCCGCACGGCCGCGACCCTCGCCGCCGCCGTCGCGCTCGCCGCGTGCACGCACGACGAGCCGCGCTGGAACCTGACCAACGTCACCGGCCACCTGCCCGACCTGTCGTTCACGCTGACGGGCGGCGACGGCCGTCCCGTCGACGCCGATGCATTCCGCGGCCGCGTCGCGCTCGTCTACTTCGGCTACACGCACTGCCCCGATGTCTGCCCCGAAACGATGGCGCGGCTGATGGAAGTGCTCGCGAAGCTCGGCCCGCAGGCGAACGACGCGCGCATCCTGTTCGTCTCGGTCGATCCCGCGCGCGACACGCCGCAGGCGATGCAGTCGTATGTCGCCGCGTTCGACCCCGCGCATGCGCGCGGCCTGACCGGCACCGACCGCCAGATCGAATCGCTCGCGAAACGCTATCGCGTTGCGTACCAGATGGAAAAACGCGATCCGTCCGGCGGCTACGAAGTCACGCACAGCTCGGCTGTCTACATCTTCGACGCGAGCGGCCGCGCGCGCCTGCTCGCGACCGACCGCGACTCGCCCGACGCCATCGCCGCCGATGTGCGCCGGATCATCGACACCGCCTCCACTACCTGA
- a CDS encoding ABC transporter ATP-binding protein: MESLTPAQRNAHNAKLSSYAHRPIAFLFRYIRLHPVAHLIVLCSVVAAVGCALGSQYAIKHLIDVLATGRHHPGPLWSAFALLVGLIAADNLLWRVGGWVAAHTFVAVTGDLRRDLFQYLIGHSPTYYSEKQPGTLASRITATSNAVYTSENTMAWNVLPPCIAVMGAILMIIVVNPMMAAGLLGCSAVLSVILFKLAGRGSARHHAFAAKAAAVDGELVDVIGNMGLVRAFGMTLREQKRFGATVKAEMDARQQSLLYLEKLRLLHAVITAMLSAGLLGWALWLWDQGRATSGDIVLVSSLGFTILHGTRDLAVALVDVTQHVARLSEAVKTLLEPHGMQDRSDAQPLSAKGGRVAFERVTFAYPHRRAILDHFDLHIEPGQRVGLIGKSGAGKSTVLALLQRFYDTQDGVVKVDGQDVKAITQDSLRHAIALVPQDISLLHRTIYDNIAYGRPDATREQVLAAARDARCAEFIEAMPEGYDTIVGDRGVKLSGGQRQRIAIARAILKDAPILLLDEATSALDSASEEAIQSALDRLMVGRTVIAIAHRLSTLRNFDRIIVMSNGKVIDDGSPEVLRNRPGLYRDLLTKQHGRHHAAPDGSTPTGERVA, encoded by the coding sequence TTGGAATCTCTCACCCCTGCCCAGCGCAACGCCCACAACGCGAAGCTGTCGAGCTACGCGCACCGGCCGATCGCGTTCCTGTTCCGCTACATTCGCCTGCATCCCGTCGCCCACCTCATCGTGCTGTGCAGCGTGGTGGCCGCCGTCGGCTGCGCGCTCGGCTCGCAATACGCGATCAAGCACCTGATCGACGTGCTGGCGACCGGGCGCCATCATCCGGGCCCGCTGTGGAGCGCGTTCGCGCTGCTCGTCGGGCTGATCGCGGCCGACAACCTGCTGTGGCGCGTCGGCGGCTGGGTCGCCGCGCACACGTTCGTCGCGGTCACCGGCGACCTGCGGCGCGACCTGTTCCAGTACCTGATCGGCCATTCGCCGACCTATTACTCGGAAAAGCAGCCGGGCACGCTCGCGAGCCGCATCACGGCCACGTCGAACGCGGTCTACACGTCGGAGAACACGATGGCGTGGAACGTGCTGCCGCCGTGCATCGCGGTGATGGGCGCAATCCTGATGATCATCGTCGTCAATCCGATGATGGCCGCCGGCCTGCTCGGCTGCTCGGCCGTGCTGTCCGTCATCCTGTTCAAGCTCGCCGGACGCGGCTCGGCCCGCCACCATGCGTTCGCGGCAAAGGCAGCGGCGGTCGACGGCGAACTCGTCGACGTGATCGGCAACATGGGCCTCGTGCGTGCGTTCGGGATGACCCTGCGCGAGCAGAAGCGCTTCGGCGCGACGGTCAAGGCCGAGATGGACGCGCGCCAGCAGAGCCTGCTCTATCTTGAGAAGCTGCGCCTGCTGCACGCGGTGATCACCGCGATGCTGTCCGCCGGCCTGCTCGGCTGGGCACTGTGGCTGTGGGACCAGGGCCGCGCGACGTCGGGCGACATCGTGCTCGTCAGCTCGCTCGGCTTCACGATCCTGCACGGCACGCGCGATCTCGCGGTGGCGCTCGTCGACGTCACGCAGCACGTCGCACGGCTGTCCGAAGCCGTGAAGACACTGCTCGAGCCGCACGGGATGCAGGACCGCTCCGATGCGCAGCCGCTGTCGGCCAAGGGCGGCCGCGTCGCCTTCGAGCGCGTGACGTTCGCGTATCCGCACCGCCGTGCGATCCTCGACCACTTCGATCTCCATATCGAACCGGGCCAGCGCGTCGGCCTGATCGGCAAGTCGGGCGCCGGCAAGTCGACCGTGCTCGCGCTGCTGCAGCGCTTCTACGACACGCAGGACGGCGTCGTGAAGGTCGACGGCCAGGACGTGAAGGCGATCACGCAGGACAGCCTGCGCCACGCGATCGCGCTCGTGCCGCAGGACATCTCGCTGCTGCACCGGACGATCTACGACAACATCGCGTACGGCCGCCCCGACGCGACCCGCGAGCAAGTGCTCGCCGCCGCGCGCGACGCGCGCTGCGCGGAGTTCATCGAGGCGATGCCGGAAGGTTATGACACGATCGTCGGCGACCGCGGCGTCAAGCTGTCGGGCGGCCAGCGCCAGCGCATCGCGATCGCGCGCGCGATCCTGAAGGATGCGCCGATCCTGCTGCTCGACGAAGCGACGTCGGCACTCGACAGCGCATCCGAGGAAGCGATCCAGAGCGCGCTCGACCGCCTGATGGTCGGCCGCACGGTGATCGCGATCGCCCACCGCCTGTCGACGCTGCGCAACTTCGACCGGATCATCGTGATGAGCAACGGCAAGGTGATCGACGACGGCAGCCCCGAAGTACTGCGCAACCGCCCCGGCCTGTATCGCGACCTGCTCACGAAGCAGCACGGCCGCCACCACGCAGCACCCGACGGCAGCACGCCGACCGGCGAACGTGTGGCCTGA
- the otsA gene encoding alpha,alpha-trehalose-phosphate synthase (UDP-forming) encodes MSRLIIVSNRVAPISEGEPAAGGLAIGVYDALKETGGMWFGWSGEVVASGAPQIRIEERGPVTFATVGLSRRDYDQYYRGFSNATLWPAFHYRADLIQYDRHEFDGYRRVNVWLAQQLVPLLQDDDVIWVHDYHLIPFARALREAGVKNRIGFFLHIPFPAAQVLVNVPPHRELVESLCAFDLLGFQTEPDLRAFCDYIEFEAGGEVERDGRTVRVRAFGQTLRAAAYPIGVYPDEIATLAQAGEHGKAVRTLATSLRGRQLIMSVDRLDYSKGLVERFRAFEKLLEHQASIRNRVSFLQIAPSTRADLRAYQDIRLQLEAESGRINGRYAELDWAPILYIHRQYDRQVLAALYRLARVGFVTPLRDGMNLVAKEYVSAQNPDDPGVLVLSRFAGAARELTGALIVNPIDIDGMADALSQALTMPLAERRARYADMIAQLRENNVSVWRDNFLRDLQHG; translated from the coding sequence ATGAGCCGGCTCATCATCGTTTCAAACCGCGTCGCCCCGATTTCGGAAGGCGAACCGGCGGCGGGCGGCCTCGCGATCGGCGTCTACGATGCGCTGAAGGAGACGGGCGGCATGTGGTTCGGCTGGAGCGGCGAGGTCGTCGCCTCCGGCGCGCCGCAGATCCGCATCGAGGAGCGCGGGCCCGTGACGTTCGCGACCGTCGGCCTGTCGCGCCGCGATTACGACCAGTATTACCGCGGCTTCTCGAATGCGACGCTGTGGCCCGCGTTCCATTACCGCGCGGACCTGATCCAGTACGACCGCCACGAATTCGACGGCTATCGCCGCGTCAACGTGTGGCTTGCGCAGCAGCTCGTGCCGCTGCTGCAGGACGACGACGTGATCTGGGTGCACGACTATCACCTGATCCCGTTCGCACGCGCGCTGCGCGAGGCCGGCGTGAAGAACCGCATCGGCTTCTTCCTGCACATCCCGTTTCCGGCCGCGCAGGTGCTCGTCAACGTGCCGCCGCACCGCGAGCTCGTCGAGTCGCTGTGCGCGTTCGACCTGCTCGGTTTCCAGACCGAGCCCGATCTGCGCGCGTTCTGCGACTACATCGAATTCGAGGCGGGCGGCGAGGTCGAGCGCGACGGCCGCACGGTGCGCGTGCGCGCGTTCGGCCAGACGCTGCGCGCGGCCGCCTATCCGATCGGCGTATATCCGGACGAGATCGCGACGCTCGCGCAGGCGGGCGAACACGGCAAGGCCGTACGCACGCTCGCGACGTCGCTGCGCGGGCGGCAACTGATCATGAGCGTCGACCGGCTCGATTATTCGAAGGGGCTCGTCGAGCGGTTCCGCGCGTTCGAGAAACTGCTCGAACACCAGGCGTCGATCCGCAACCGCGTGTCGTTCCTGCAGATCGCACCGTCGACGCGTGCGGACCTGCGCGCGTACCAGGACATCCGCCTGCAGCTCGAAGCGGAGTCGGGGCGCATCAACGGGCGTTACGCGGAGCTCGACTGGGCGCCGATCCTCTACATCCACCGCCAGTACGACCGCCAGGTGCTGGCCGCGCTGTACCGGCTCGCACGCGTGGGTTTCGTGACGCCGCTGCGCGACGGGATGAACCTCGTCGCGAAGGAGTATGTGTCCGCGCAGAATCCGGACGATCCGGGCGTGCTCGTGCTGTCGCGCTTCGCGGGCGCCGCGCGCGAGCTGACGGGCGCGCTGATCGTCAATCCGATCGATATCGACGGGATGGCCGATGCGCTGTCGCAGGCGCTGACGATGCCGCTCGCCGAGCGGCGCGCGCGTTACGCGGACATGATCGCGCAGCTTCGCGAGAACAACGTGTCGGTGTGGCGCGACAACTTCCTGCGCGATCTGCAGCATGGCTAG
- a CDS encoding GNAT family N-acetyltransferase, whose product MNASAPAASPSTADLDWRWKSFDALTAREIYSILEARSAVFVVEQNCVYRDIDDADQAAWHLAAYDSAGRLAGYLRVLLPDAQNTDVRIGRVLTTAAFRGAGLGNGLLSRALEHIRAQWPDTPVSLHAQAHLQRFYGAFGFTPSSDVHDEDGIPHVWMSSTRA is encoded by the coding sequence ATGAACGCATCCGCACCCGCCGCATCCCCGAGCACCGCCGATCTCGACTGGCGCTGGAAATCCTTCGACGCGCTGACGGCGCGCGAAATCTATTCGATCCTCGAAGCGCGCAGCGCGGTGTTCGTCGTCGAGCAGAACTGCGTGTATCGCGACATCGACGACGCGGACCAGGCCGCGTGGCACCTCGCTGCGTACGATTCGGCCGGCCGCCTGGCCGGCTATCTGCGCGTGCTGCTGCCCGATGCGCAGAACACCGACGTGCGCATCGGCCGCGTGCTGACGACCGCCGCGTTTCGCGGCGCGGGCCTCGGCAACGGGCTGCTGTCGCGCGCGCTCGAGCATATCCGCGCGCAGTGGCCGGATACGCCCGTGAGCCTGCATGCGCAGGCCCACTTGCAGCGCTTTTACGGCGCATTCGGCTTCACGCCGAGTTCGGACGTGCACGACGAGGACGGCATCCCGCACGTGTGGATGAGCAGCACGCGCGCGTGA
- a CDS encoding copper chaperone PCu(A)C: protein MKTKTTLKTFALLAALCAGAQAYAAGTITAQNAWVRWLPNKLPAGGYVTLVNTGDKPVDLVDVDSPDYGMTMLHQTVSNGSTQKMEMVDKLTIPARGKVDIAPGGYHFMLEEPKHAIKPGDTVHLRLKFSDGETVDTPFAVKSPAQAK from the coding sequence ATGAAGACGAAGACGACCCTCAAGACGTTCGCCCTCCTCGCCGCGCTGTGCGCCGGCGCCCAGGCCTATGCCGCCGGCACGATCACCGCGCAGAACGCGTGGGTGCGGTGGCTGCCGAACAAGCTGCCGGCCGGCGGCTACGTGACGCTCGTGAACACGGGCGACAAGCCGGTCGATCTCGTCGATGTCGACAGCCCCGACTACGGGATGACGATGCTGCACCAGACCGTCTCGAACGGCTCGACGCAGAAGATGGAAATGGTCGACAAGCTGACGATCCCCGCGCGCGGCAAGGTCGACATCGCGCCGGGCGGCTATCACTTCATGCTCGAGGAGCCGAAGCACGCGATCAAGCCGGGCGACACCGTGCACCTGCGCCTGAAATTCTCCGACGGCGAAACGGTCGACACGCCGTTCGCCGTGAAGTCGCCGGCCCAGGCGAAGTGA
- a CDS encoding DUF2214 family protein: MIVRWLLAAVHLSAFAVAFAAIAGRNRALRRLIASAQAADLPGVFKADAAWGLSALVLIVTGLMRAFGGFEKGTAYYLHEPLFHLKMTALVLILLLEVVPMLGLIRWRVAARQQQMPDIGRARTYVRIGHWQAVLLVVIVFAASGMARGIGLAG; encoded by the coding sequence ATGATCGTCCGTTGGTTGCTGGCTGCCGTTCACCTGAGCGCGTTCGCCGTCGCGTTTGCCGCGATCGCGGGACGCAACCGCGCGTTGCGCCGGCTCATCGCGTCGGCGCAGGCGGCCGACCTGCCCGGCGTATTCAAGGCTGACGCCGCCTGGGGGCTGTCGGCGCTGGTGTTGATCGTGACGGGGCTGATGCGCGCGTTCGGCGGTTTCGAGAAAGGCACCGCGTACTACCTGCATGAACCGCTCTTTCATCTGAAGATGACCGCGCTCGTGCTGATCCTGCTGCTCGAGGTCGTGCCGATGCTCGGGCTGATCCGCTGGCGTGTCGCCGCGCGGCAGCAGCAGATGCCGGATATCGGCCGCGCGCGCACCTATGTGCGGATCGGTCATTGGCAGGCCGTGCTGCTGGTCGTCATCGTGTTCGCCGCATCGGGGATGGCGCGGGGGATTGGGCTGGCCGGGTAG
- a CDS encoding pirin family protein, whose product MKKIQGVYSAPRGHWVGDGFPVRSMFSYQSHGAHLSPFLLLDHAGPATFEPASAPRGVGEHPHRGFETVTIVYDGEVAHRDSTGAGGVIGPGDVQWMTAASGILHEEFHSEAFTKRGGPLEMVQLWVNLPAADKMGAPGYQTLLNADIPVVELPDGAGRARIIAGELDGRRGPARTHTPIDVWDVRLVAGGHARFPVAEGRTLAVVVLSGTVQVNGETVAREAQFVQLGREGRDVEIEANGDAKLLILSGEPIDEPVVGYGPFVMNSQAEIRTAIEDFNSGRFGKMPA is encoded by the coding sequence ATGAAGAAGATCCAGGGTGTGTACAGTGCGCCGCGCGGCCATTGGGTCGGCGACGGTTTCCCGGTGCGTTCGATGTTCAGCTACCAGTCTCACGGCGCGCACCTGAGCCCGTTCCTGCTGCTCGATCACGCGGGCCCCGCGACGTTCGAGCCGGCTTCGGCGCCGCGCGGTGTCGGCGAGCATCCGCATCGCGGGTTCGAAACGGTGACGATCGTCTATGACGGTGAAGTCGCGCACCGCGACTCGACCGGCGCGGGCGGCGTGATCGGCCCGGGCGACGTGCAGTGGATGACGGCCGCGAGCGGGATCCTGCACGAGGAATTCCACTCGGAGGCGTTCACGAAGCGTGGCGGCCCGCTCGAGATGGTGCAGCTGTGGGTGAACCTGCCCGCCGCGGACAAGATGGGCGCGCCCGGCTATCAGACGCTGCTGAACGCGGACATTCCCGTGGTCGAATTGCCGGACGGCGCGGGGCGGGCGCGGATCATCGCGGGCGAACTCGACGGGCGGCGCGGCCCGGCCCGTACGCACACGCCGATCGACGTATGGGACGTGCGGCTCGTGGCAGGCGGCCATGCGCGGTTCCCGGTCGCTGAAGGGCGCACGCTCGCGGTGGTCGTGCTGAGCGGTACGGTGCAGGTGAACGGCGAGACGGTCGCCCGCGAAGCGCAGTTCGTGCAACTGGGCCGCGAAGGCCGCGACGTCGAGATCGAAGCGAACGGCGACGCGAAGCTGCTGATCCTGAGCGGCGAGCCGATCGACGAGCCCGTCGTCGGTTACGGGCCGTTCGTGATGAACTCGCAAGCGGAGATCCGTACCGCGATCGAGGATTTCAACAGCGGCCGCTTCGGCAAGATGCCGGCATGA
- a CDS encoding GAF domain-containing protein gives MFTLSNDPTASKADQYATLVEQARALVESERDLTANAANFSALVYHSLDRLNWAGFYFFDGTELVVGPFQGKPACVRIALGKGVCGTAAQTRETQVVRDVHDFPGHIACDAASESEIVVPLVADDGTLIGVWDVDSPVAARFDDEDRKGMEALCRVFVEHAWQKARG, from the coding sequence ATGTTCACGCTGTCCAACGACCCCACCGCCTCCAAGGCCGATCAATACGCGACGCTCGTCGAGCAGGCGCGCGCGCTCGTCGAGTCCGAACGCGACCTGACCGCGAACGCGGCGAATTTCTCCGCGCTCGTCTACCACTCGCTCGACCGCCTCAACTGGGCCGGCTTCTACTTCTTCGACGGGACCGAACTCGTGGTCGGGCCGTTCCAGGGCAAGCCGGCGTGCGTGCGGATCGCGCTCGGCAAGGGCGTGTGCGGCACGGCCGCGCAGACGCGCGAGACGCAGGTCGTGCGCGACGTGCATGACTTCCCCGGCCATATCGCGTGCGATGCGGCATCGGAATCGGAAATCGTCGTGCCGCTGGTGGCCGACGACGGCACGCTGATCGGCGTGTGGGACGTCGATAGTCCGGTCGCCGCGCGCTTCGATGACGAGGACCGCAAAGGGATGGAAGCGCTGTGCCGCGTGTTCGTCGAACACGCGTGGCAGAAGGCGCGCGGTTAA
- a CDS encoding cytochrome c oxidase assembly protein yields MNLLYWLDPWEPSPTVVIAVLTAAVLFARGVKKAKVSPLRQFSFWFGLTALYIALHTRLDYFFEHEFFLHRAQHLVLHHLGPFFIALSYPGAAIRAGIPFRWRQRFVRPALAWAPVRATLDVVFHPVVAVVLFVGLIYFWLLSPIHFIAMLDWRLYRVMNWSMVIDGLLFWWLVVDPRPAPPARLSPGRRILIVVAAIPPQIALGALIFFTPHELYPIYSICGRAFTWLSPLRDQQIGGLLLWIPGSMMSVIGALIALRHWLRLSARGRLIGERAVQRTDQPSVARTAH; encoded by the coding sequence ATGAACCTCCTGTACTGGCTCGATCCGTGGGAACCGTCGCCGACCGTCGTCATCGCGGTGCTGACGGCCGCCGTGCTGTTCGCGCGCGGCGTGAAGAAGGCGAAGGTGTCGCCGCTGCGGCAGTTCTCGTTCTGGTTCGGGCTGACGGCACTCTACATCGCGCTGCATACGCGGCTCGACTATTTCTTCGAGCACGAGTTCTTCCTGCACCGCGCGCAGCACCTCGTGCTGCACCACCTCGGGCCGTTCTTCATCGCGCTGTCCTATCCGGGCGCGGCGATTCGCGCGGGCATCCCGTTTCGCTGGCGGCAGCGCTTCGTGCGCCCCGCGCTCGCGTGGGCGCCCGTGCGCGCGACGCTCGACGTGGTGTTCCATCCCGTCGTCGCGGTCGTGCTGTTCGTCGGGCTGATCTATTTCTGGCTGCTGTCGCCGATCCACTTCATCGCGATGCTCGACTGGCGTCTCTATCGCGTGATGAACTGGAGCATGGTGATCGACGGGCTGCTGTTCTGGTGGCTCGTCGTCGATCCGCGCCCCGCGCCGCCCGCGCGGCTGTCGCCCGGCCGCCGGATCCTGATCGTCGTCGCGGCGATCCCGCCGCAGATCGCGCTCGGCGCGCTGATCTTCTTCACGCCGCACGAGCTGTATCCGATCTACTCGATCTGCGGCCGCGCGTTCACGTGGCTGAGCCCGCTGCGCGACCAGCAGATCGGCGGCCTGCTGCTGTGGATTCCCGGCTCGATGATGAGCGTGATCGGCGCGCTGATCGCGCTGCGGCACTGGCTGCGGCTGTCCGCGCGCGGGCGCCTGATCGGGGAACGGGCCGTGCAGCGCACGGACCAGCCGTCGGTGGCACGCACCGCGCACTGA
- the otsB gene encoding trehalose-phosphatase → MQSVPASLSLTDTAFFFDFDGTLVELAPTPDSIHVPPSLLTLLDELRRRSHGAVAVVSGRGIDNLDTFLKMPGLPIAGLHGAERRDANGDTQRIGFNDERLLRIERELAAVVDRHSGMLLEIKGAAVALHYRNAPEREAVAREAAERLVAEYADAYVLQPGKMVFEIKPKGVDKGRALAAFLDEPPFAGRMPLFAGDDLTDEKGFAVVNARGGLSIKVGAGETSARMRLDSVDALHEQIACWLGAGQPHA, encoded by the coding sequence ATGCAATCCGTTCCGGCTTCCCTGTCCCTGACCGATACCGCGTTCTTCTTCGACTTCGACGGCACGCTCGTTGAACTGGCGCCGACGCCCGACAGTATTCACGTTCCGCCGTCGCTGCTGACGCTGCTCGACGAGCTGCGCCGCCGCTCGCACGGCGCGGTCGCGGTCGTGTCCGGGCGCGGCATCGACAACCTCGACACGTTCCTGAAGATGCCCGGCCTGCCGATCGCCGGCCTGCACGGCGCGGAGCGCCGCGATGCGAACGGCGACACGCAGCGCATCGGCTTCAACGACGAACGTCTGCTGCGCATCGAGCGCGAGCTCGCGGCCGTCGTCGACCGTCATTCGGGCATGCTGCTCGAAATCAAGGGCGCGGCCGTCGCGCTGCACTATCGCAATGCGCCCGAGCGCGAGGCGGTTGCGCGCGAAGCGGCCGAGCGCCTCGTCGCCGAATATGCGGATGCGTACGTGCTGCAGCCCGGCAAGATGGTGTTCGAGATCAAGCCGAAGGGTGTCGACAAGGGGCGCGCGCTGGCCGCGTTCCTCGACGAGCCGCCGTTCGCGGGCCGCATGCCGCTGTTCGCGGGCGACGACCTGACCGACGAGAAGGGCTTCGCGGTGGTCAACGCGCGCGGCGGCCTGTCGATCAAGGTCGGCGCGGGCGAGACGTCCGCCCGCATGCGGCTCGATTCGGTCGACGCGCTGCACGAGCAGATCGCGTGCTGGCTTGGCGCGGGGCAGCCGCACGCATGA